gtgcatatacacatacacgcATATATACGTGAATTCATAGACTAATGAGTGTACGAAAAAACGATGTTACACACCATGATGTACGTACAGCATACAAGCTGCACTTCTTAACATTTAATTCTTACTTATTTTACATGAGGCGTGCACTTATAAATTGGCAcgatatttcaaaatattccCTTGTGGTATTAATTGTCAAAAATTATGTGtccttaaataatatgaatagaTGAATAGAAAATACGTGGGAAAAATTGTGAACATCTATTTTTTCCCATAAAttgtaaaatgaatattttcaaattggtaaaaaaaaaaaatcatataatCTTCATCATTTTGTACTACATTGGttactgtatatatatatatatatatatatataaatatacatttttctcTAACGGCTTAACAATACAAATCAAATGATTTGATTTTATTGAACAGTGGGGGACGTGTGACTTTCTTATAGGCTATTATTTCATCTCCTATTTCAAAGTCCTCAGAATTTGTGTTGAAAATAATAGCATTGACGTTACAAGTTTTCGTCAACTCAGTAGCactttgtttatttttttgcatagACAAAATGGTAAGTCTCTTAtgaataatttgtttattccTCAAAACAGTAAAATAATTGTTGGTATTACATGATCCCTCCTTAATATCTACAGataacacttttttttttggggctttgttttttttcaaagAATAGCTTCCAGTTTTATTTACGATCATTCTAGAAACTGATTCATAAATATGCAAAGAATCAAAGTAAAAATTGCACACATTTTCAATATCTTGAAATAGctcataaataatattatgatttcttaatattgcattattattactttctATAAACGTTTGTACTTTATTATCTATATCAACATTAAATGCAAATAGAAAACATGGTTTAACATATTCACAATATTTTAACTCGCTCATATTAAATGTCCCAACTCcttttgttataattttgaagggtttccatttttcaaatatttcatcattattttctaacttttccttttttaaaaagtttttatcCACATAATTCCTATCaataaaattgtttatatcacaatacttttttttcttttcgcTTTTGGTAAATTCATCAATACCTTCTATTATTGCATGTATGCTACCTTCATCACACGTTTTAATTATTAGGGGGACTTGTGGCAGTTCGAGATGACTTGCGATTCGCCCTTCTCTTCTCTTCACCATCCTGTCCTTCACACTTACGCTGTCATTTGCTTTTACTTTTGCTTCTGCTTTTTCCTCCCCCCTTTTATCTTCCTTCAAAGTATagttaattcttttaaataccAAATTTGTAGAAACATTACTACTAATGGTACCGGGTGCTCTTTCCCGGGTGCCATCCTCATCTCTATCATACAGTTTTTCTGATTCTCTAAGAAGAAACTTTTCCTCCTGATCATCTCCTTCCAAGTAGTAATTATTCATTAACTTGTACTGAAGAATTTTCAGTTTATACTTTGCAATTTTTTGAGCACTTTTTAAATTAGTCATTTCTAGAATCATATCACCATATTTTATACTATCATCTGAAAAGGATATAGAGCATACAATCTGAACAACTTCAGAAGGATACGCTTCTTTCACAATTTTATCATCACTATTAAAAATTCtcttaatttttgtatatacatgtccaattaatatatacgaGTTAACTTTTAATATTCCCGATTTACCAATAACAGTTAGTAGTTTTCCTTTAGCTGCATCTACCTTTTTTTCTAGTACATACGCAGAAGATAAAGTCCCATAATCGCACACTAAATTTAACTTATCACTAACAtctaatatacttttttgcAATAAAtcaatgtttatatttttttttgcagaTATAGGTATAATAGGTACAGACCCATTTTCCAATTCTGTTATGATTTCGTAATTTAACAAAGACTTGGAAATTTTTTCTacattactattatatttatcaattttatttacagCTATTATTAAAgggatattatattttttggcTAGTTGTATACATTCAACAGTTTCACTCATTATTCCATCATCGATTGAaattactaatattattaaatccGTACATTGTACACATCTTtgtctaatttttttaaaaacagcATGACCAGGGGTATCTagaaatgtaatttttttattggtCTTTCTATCTAACACTTCAAATGCACCTAACTTTTGAGTTATACCACCTATTTCATTTTTGGCTATATTCGAATTTCTAAACTGATCCAGTAGAGTAGTTTTCCCATGATCTACATGTCCTAAAATTGTAACAATAGGATTCCTTTTTCTCAAACTAATACAACTATATCTTAACTTATCTAATACATTCAATTCTTCACATACTAATTCAGCAACTTCTTTTTCTAATCTtgtgtatttattaatatagtcattatctaatatatatttacacacatttattatcttttcttcttctatatttaaatgatgtCCTAACGTGTTCACAGTTATATTATTGCTATCCAGGTATTCGTACTGTTTTATAtatccttttccttttttattagaatCCTTTTGCAAATTTggtaatatatgtttatcaTATGCAATTTTTACTTCATATGACTTTTCCCCTAAAGTGTGCAATTCTTCTTCCCCTTTTTTCCTGCTCTCATACAGTAATACATTCTCATTGAAATTAGAACAAGCCAAAAATTtttcttccctttttttgCTAATCGTAGCATCTGCACTTGTGATCTTATTCGAGTAAGACGCTACTGAACtgtttttattcatttctgtaccttttttcttttcccttAAGTTTAGCAATATAGAAGAGATGGAAAGGTTTTCATCCCCCATTGTTGGGCAAATAGGTTCAATATTAGAATATAATGATGTGTTATtgattttttcaaaaatgctGAAATGGTTGAGATGTTGTTTTGTCTTATTACTCATCAGTTGATGCTTATATCTTTCTTCTTCCCAATTATTATCACTACagttattactgttactactattattgttataataattattattactattattattattattactattattattattactattattattattattactattattattattattattattattattattattattattattattattattattattattattattattattattattactattattattattattatcgttATAATCATTATCGTACCGTATGTTGTTGCTCGTATTGTTATATTCTCCTATATGCCTCTTTTTCATAACTGTTGTTTCTTTCAGCTTGCCGCTAGCATTAAGATATTCGTTAGATTCATTTTGCGATGGATACGATAAACAGTTTGTGCTATTTGCAGAGTCCTGTCTTCCATGAATAATGTCCCcgtatattttactattgtCACTGACACCACTATTGTTAGCACCATTATTTGATTCCTCTAAAAAGGTAATGTTCTTATGATAGTTGGTTCCTTTCGATAAATCTTcaacattattaatatttaaatattcttgcttttttttttctttttttttttgtttttcatacgattctattttcttattatatgttatattgtCATTGTTAGGTCCTCCTTCTGTAGTTTTGTTGAACTCTAACTGAacattgttttttatattaagtcTATCTTCATTTATTACATTTCTGTACCTATCACCTATATGATTTGGTAAATTTTGTTTACCATCTTTTTCGTTAAGGTGTACTGGGTATGCATCCAATTGATATGTATATCCCTCCCTAGATATTACTTCTTTTGGGGTACTAAAATTATCACTTATGTTATTACTactttttatgttaatttgTCCTGTCGTATTACCATTTTCCATTACGTAACTTTTGCCATAATTCATTTCCACTTGTGGTTCATTCATCTGATAATCATCATCCTTTAGCTTATTCCtttcttcataattatttaaataatggtTCATATATTTCTCCTTCAAATGAGTGTCATAGTAATTCATgtaattgttaaaaaaagaCGTTATCTTCGAAATACTTTCTTCTTTAATCTCTTtcatttgtttaaaaaagtcattttttttaatttctgcatgtaatttgtttttttccataataGCCTTTTCGGCATTTTGATGGTCATTAATATTGCTATTATAAGTGCTTCCACGCGTGTTGCAACTCCAGTTCTCATTCCTCTTGCTACTACAACTGCTACTATGACTGCTATTATAGCTAATACTATTACCGCTACTGTTAACATTACCATAGTTACCACCGTTGCCGCTTCTAATCCTGCTAATGTATTCACACCTTTTGCTTGTTTCACTTAAAATGTGCTTCAAGTtcaatgttttatttttttccttgaaGGGGTTAAAAGTTAATGCGCTTATATCTATCTTCTTATTTGTGTGGGCATTATTTAATAACGTTACCTCTTTCCTGCTACTATTCAATTCTTTTAACtctatatcatatttttctctacattcttttaaaattaattttaatttttcctttgcatttttgtttatttcgTTATTAAATACATTCCCCTTTTTCAGTTCCTCTCCTTTCTTTAAAACATTTTGGTATAACCACAAATTGGGgtcttcaaatttttttatatttactctGTTCATGTTTTGCGTTCATCTTTCTGTTCTGTTAAGCTATTCTCATTTTGCTCTCACTCTGTTTCCACTCCTCtttgattttattatatccctttttttattttattctcaCCGTGTTATGGTTCTATGCCTCTGACAATTCCTCTTGCAGTTACTCTATGAATATGTTCCATATATACTTTATGGTCTTTGTAATTCTATTCCTCCCCTTAATAATTACAGCTAAATTAATAtaccttatatatatatatacaaataaaactCCTAAATTTTAAGAAGACGAAAAATATGCTTAcatagaattatataaaagtgATCTAAAATTTTGCGACTAtcgaaaaatgtaaaagggtattacatacatatatgtatgtatatatgtatacatgtacaatCTTATGgcacataataattttataacattttcattttccgaatatttatatatatatggcaaAGTTTATCAGAGCAGCACAAATTTACGCATCCTCACAATGCCTTTGATATCATCAACTCGCTTTGTGcgtacatataattatttcgttttattttattttattttaatttttttttatcatattttatcttatttattattattttttcttttccccaAACCCCGTCCTCGAAGgcatttaaaattatacataaatacatacattcatacatacataaatacatacataaatacatacatacatacatacatacatacatacatacatacatacatacatacatacatacatacatacatacatacataaatacatacatacatacatacatacataaatacataaatacatacgagcatacatacatacgtgcatacatacatgaacgtataaatatatttatgtacatatacatatatatatatatatatatatatatatatatatacgtacagcATTTATTcctatgaaaaaaaattcaaaaaatttactcttttttgttttcttttccGTATAAGCATTTGTAAAATACCATTTTTGTTACCATTTTTtgcagtaaaaaaaaaaaaaaaataatgtatccACAtactgttaaaaaaaatgcatatataatttgaagaaaattaaaaaaaaaagggaaaactCTACAAAAAAGTTCTTTCCCTTTTTCCCTCCATTTAGGATTATTGAGTAggatcttttatatatatattgtacaaTACTTGCTTAACTTTAAATTGCAGTGtatattaaatgataatatatgtaGTACATAAAAAGTTAGCAAAAACTGTAGAAGAAAAACTATACAAACAGAATATAACTTAGGTGTAAAAAAACGATTTCTCTGTTTCTCtgttgaaatattttatcagtATAATTGTGTAAATAacgaaaaatgaaaattggcaacattaaaaagaataaaagttTTACGAAAGGTCTCAATGGGATTCGGAATACCAGGAAGGGGGGGAAGAGAAGTACATCAAACAAAGGTATAATAAGAAAACGtggaaaaacgaaaaattctaaattacataatataaatgagaaaaataacaaaatgaaaactGCTAAACGAGGTTTCATCtcaaaaaaaggagaagTAACTAAAGACGAAAAGAAGATGATAATAAAAGGgagcaaaaaaaattctgTTGTTTTGAAGAGTggtaacaaaaataaagagaaatgtaaatattcCTCTCAAAATGAAGAACAAAACAACCCTAAAAGGAGGTACGCATGGTTATTTGATaaagtcaaaaaaaaaaaaaaagaccaAACGTTTGGAAGTGACAGCGTAAGTAGTAATGGTAGTAGTCGTCATAGCGGTAGTGAAGATCCAGGGGATACACCATCGAGTGAGGGGAAAAGGACAAAATACATAAATCAgaataccaaaaaaaaattcgttttgtataagaaaaggaaaaataagaaaaaaaataaggtaaTTTTAAGTTGCTTTCAAAATTTAGGATTAAGTGAAAAAATGTGCAGAAGCATATCGAGTAACTTAAAGTATAACAGACCAACagatatacaaaaattatgtatacctaaaattttaaatagaaaagatataatatgtataagtaaAACAGGTTCAGGGAAATCACTTGTATACTTAAGTACATTAATAGATTTACTAGGGGAACACAGTAAATTTTTTGGCATAAGAGGAGTAATTATATTACCCACCAAAGAATTGGTCATACAGATTTATAAATTGGCTAGAAAGATATgtatgaattattttaatttaaagataaatataattataggTGGTGTTAGTCTAATTAAACAATTTGAtcttttaaaagaaaatctAGATATAGTAATATGTACCCCAGGAAGGTTAAGTTTCATTTTAGAAGAAACGAAATTAAGTTTAGAAAAAGTAGAGATATTAATTATTGATGAAGCAGATAGATTATtagaattaaattattacaatgatatgaacaatatatataaaaatttgcaCACATCTTTTAAACAAACATTATTAATAAGTGCAACTTTACCAACTAATGTTGAGAATTATTTCagattaaaattaaataaccCAGAAGTTCTTTTTGTTAATTCAGATAATGTTATAAGTGACCAATTAAaactacattttttattttgtagatcttatgaaaaatatgctgtgcttattaaattaatttttttatgtaaaaataaaaaattaggaaaaacgatgatatttttttgtacaaaatatcatattttattttttagtaaaatttttaattatattaaaataccACATGCTACCTTGTATGGTAATTCAGATACATCTTTTCGTATTCagcaaataaataattttacaagaAATAACAACATTCAATTCTTGTTAGTAACAGACTTAGCTTCAAGAGGTATTAACATTACCACTGTTcagaatattattaattataatttacctTATTCTCCTAAATTGTTTATACACAGAGTTGGTAGAGCATGCAGAAATAATTTAACAGGCTATGGTATATCCTTGGTTACTTATCAGGATATTTTATATGCCTACGAGATTTGCTTTTTCATAGGAAAAAAGTTGAAGTTCTACAGGGGCGACGGTCAGTGTCCCCTCGGTGGGGAGGACTTTGTGAACCAAAAAGAGACAAACGAAGTAGGCCTTAGTGAAGCAGATGTAATGGTTCCAGACAAGAAAGACACGGTAGGCTTTAGTGAGACGGTTGTAGTAGTCGCAGGAGAGACAGATGTAACAGTCCCATGCGAAACAGATGTAGCAGTTCCAGGCGAAACAGATGTAGCAGTTCCAGGCGAAACAGATATAATAGGTCTTAGTGAGACATATTTAGTAGCCCCAGATGAGACAGATGTGGTAGTCCCAGATGAGACGGATGCGGTAGTCCCAGATGAGACAGATGCGGTAATCCAGGGAGAGAGAGACGAAACAAAACCTGGGGAAGAGGACAACAAGAATCATGTCTACATAGGGGCACTAAATAACATTGGCGATTACATCGAATTTATTGACAATCTAAAAAAAGACGACAGCGAATTGGTATCACTAAATAAAAGTATGCAGGCATCATATAAACTTTACTACTCTATGAGACCGAAAGTTTCGAAATATGCAAGCACAAAATGTGtcaacaaaattaaaaaaattggagGGTTGTACAAGTTATGTTTGATATATCACCCGGATGAGCTTTATAGAAATACTTCGAACAATGAGAACGAATTAACTaacaaatatgaaaattcaaCCAATCTGACCCTTTTGAAGGGAGGTGGAAGTGTGTTCAATAACTTGATTAAGTTTccagaaaattataataagcAGGAAAGTACGCAAGAAATaagtaataatgaaaatgaaaataatgaatatgtaAGAGACAAGCTTTTGAATGTACAGGGGGGATCCCCTTCCCATTACAGAGaaagtgaaaaaatgaaCCACACTCATAAAGatgttatttcatttttgcacaattttcaaaattcCAAAAGTAGTAATAGCAATAGAAAAAGCAATATTAGCAGTAATGACAAAGCGAAAAGCATATCGGAAGTGgttaaggaaaaattaaacaagCTAAAGGAAAAGACGAAAAGGTACAAAAACAGAAAATACGATTCGATTTCAAATGATGTAAATGAACTGATGGACTCCTTTTCCTTTGGACTGTCGGCCGACGAATGCGATAATGAAACTTcggaaaaatggaaaagtaatatactatttaattgtgaagaaaaatatgatataaataaggaagagaaaaagaaaggaaaactAAGCAAAAGAgcactaaaaaaaatgttgaaaGGACAGAAGGGAGAAGCAGTTAGTAACACTATAGAGCAAGTAaccagaaaaaaagaagaaatttcCTTAgatgatattttaaaaaaaataaatcaaaaaaaaatgaaaacagaTACATCTGCTATGTTTGACTTAAAAACTCCTGGTTTTGATTTACTGCCCGATGAAGAAGATGAATTGAAGAAGCAaagatttattaaaaaacaggtatgggataaaaaaaaaaagaaatttgtTCTAAGAGAGATAGATACTTTTCAAGGAAATGCAATTACAAGTATGGACAAAAacaatggaaaaaaaattaacgtaTCCACTGtcaacaataataatagtgtAAAGAGTAGTACTGCTGTGGGAATTTATCAAAAATGGGTAAAGAGGACGAAAAATAGAATCAATAATATTGGGGAGTTAGAAGAGGATAATAAAATCAGAGATCGCTTCAAAAGTAGACAAACAAAGAACaacgaaaaaaatgataaagaaaGGAATATAGAAATGTTAGAGCTAACGCACCCAGAAATTACAGAATCGTtatctaaaaatattaaactaactaaaaaacaacaaagactgtataaaaaatacattacaGGAAAATACGACACTTCGACATCAAACATTCTTAATGCTCCTCAActaaaggagaaaaaaaaaaaaagcgttttacaaaataaaataagaacagATAGGAATTTTAGAGTGAAATATGTACGAGCTCGAAAGAAAAAACACGAGCGAAAATtgaaggaaaaatataacttaaaaAGTGCAAGGTCTAGGTCATTAgctattataaaaaagaaaaaaataagcaaatgAAACCACGTTGAATACTCgactcattttttattttctatagtTTTTGCACCTTTGTACCTCTATACACTTTTTGACCTTTTCTCCTATCCGATAAGTTAGGACACATGGGGGATGCTCCTAATTTTGTGTCATCTTGCAGATGTATGCTTGTTTGCATATGTgcacaaataaatatgtatgtacatgtgcatatatgtaaatcCTTACATGTTTGCTTGAATATACCTCCTCCATCGAAATACCTTGTATGttcattataaataaaatgaagaatgtttacaaaaaaattagtttgttaaattaaaacaaaaaaaatagcacaaaaaaaaaaaaaaaaaaaaagaacgtcttatattttttaatttttgcata
The sequence above is drawn from the Plasmodium malariae genome assembly, chromosome: 5 genome and encodes:
- the IF2c gene encoding translation initiation factor IF-2, putative, which encodes MNRVNIKKFEDPNLWLYQNVLKKGEELKKGNVFNNEINKNAKEKLKLILKECREKYDIELKELNSSRKEVTLLNNAHTNKKIDISALTFNPFKEKNKTLNLKHILSETSKRCEYISRIRSGNGGNYGNVNSSGNSISYNSSHSSSCSSKRNENWSCNTRGSTYNSNINDHQNAEKAIMEKNKLHAEIKKNDFFKQMKEIKEESISKITSFFNNYMNYYDTHLKEKYMNHYLNNYEERNKLKDDDYQMNEPQVEMNYGKSYVMENGNTTGQINIKSSNNISDNFSTPKEVISREGYTYQLDAYPVHLNEKDGKQNLPNHIGDRYRNVINEDRLNIKNNVQLEFNKTTEGGPNNDNITYNKKIESYEKQKKKEKKKQEYLNINNVEDLSKGTNYHKNITFLEESNNGANNSGVSDNSKIYGDIIHGRQDSANSTNCLSYPSQNESNEYLNASGKLKETTVMKKRHIGEYNNTSNNIRYDNDYNDNNNNNSNNNNNNNNNNNNNNNNNNNNNNNNNNSNNNNNSNNNNSNNNNNSNNNYYNNNSSNSNNCSDNNWEEERYKHQLMSNKTKQHLNHFSIFEKINNTSLYSNIEPICPTMGDENLSISSILLNLREKKKGTEMNKNSSVASYSNKITSADATISKKREEKFLACSNFNENVLLYESRKKGEEELHTLGEKSYEVKIAYDKHILPNLQKDSNKKGKGYIKQYEYLDSNNITVNTLGHHLNIEEEKIINVCKYILDNDYINKYTRLEKEVAELVCEELNVLDKLRYSCISLRKRNPIVTILGHVDHGKTTLLDQFRNSNIAKNEIGGITQKLGAFEVLDRKTNKKITFLDTPGHAVFKKIRQRCVQCTDLIILVISIDDGIMSETVECIQLAKKYNIPLIIAVNKIDKYNSNVEKISKSLLNYEIITELENGSVPIIPISAKKNINIDLLQKSILDVSDKLNLVCDYGTLSSAYVLEKKVDAAKGKLLTVIGKSGILKVNSYILIGHVYTKIKRIFNSDDKIVKEAYPSEVVQIVCSISFSDDSIKYGDMILEMTNLKSAQKIAKYKLKILQYKLMNNYYLEGDDQEEKFLLRESEKLYDRDEDGTRERAPGTISSNVSTNLVFKRINYTLKEDKRGEEKAEAKVKANDSVSVKDRMVKRREGRIASHLELPQVPLIIKTCDEGSIHAIIEGIDEFTKSEKKKKYCDINNFIDRNYVDKNFLKKEKLENNDEIFEKWKPFKIITKGVGTFNMSELKYCEYVKPCFLFAFNVDIDNKVQTFIESNNNAILRNHNIIYELFQDIENVCNFYFDSLHIYESVSRMIVNKTGSYSLKKNKAPKKKVLSVDIKEGSCNTNNYFTVLRNKQIIHKRLTILSMQKNKQSATELTKTCNVNAIIFNTNSEDFEIGDEIIAYKKVTRPPLFNKIKSFDLYC
- the DBP10 gene encoding ATP-dependent RNA helicase DBP10, putative, giving the protein MKIGNIKKNKSFTKGLNGIRNTRKGGKRSTSNKGIIRKRGKTKNSKLHNINEKNNKMKTAKRGFISKKGEVTKDEKKMIIKGSKKNSVVLKSGNKNKEKCKYSSQNEEQNNPKRRYAWLFDKVKKKKKDQTFGSDSVSSNGSSRHSGSEDPGDTPSSEGKRTKYINQNTKKKFVLYKKRKNKKKNKVILSCFQNLGLSEKMCRSISSNLKYNRPTDIQKLCIPKILNRKDIICISKTGSGKSLVYLSTLIDLLGEHSKFFGIRGVIILPTKELVIQIYKLARKICMNYFNLKINIIIGGVSLIKQFDLLKENLDIVICTPGRLSFILEETKLSLEKVEILIIDEADRLLELNYYNDMNNIYKNLHTSFKQTLLISATLPTNVENYFRLKLNNPEVLFVNSDNVISDQLKLHFLFCRSYEKYAVLIKLIFLCKNKKLGKTMIFFCTKYHILFFSKIFNYIKIPHATLYGNSDTSFRIQQINNFTRNNNIQFLLVTDLASRGINITTVQNIINYNLPYSPKLFIHRVGRACRNNLTGYGISLVTYQDILYAYEICFFIGKKLKFYRGDGQCPLGGEDFVNQKETNEVGLSEADVMVPDKKDTVGFSETVVVVAGETDVTVPCETDVAVPGETDVAVPGETDIIGLSETYLVAPDETDVVVPDETDAVVPDETDAVIQGERDETKPGEEDNKNHVYIGALNNIGDYIEFIDNLKKDDSELVSLNKSMQASYKLYYSMRPKVSKYASTKCVNKIKKIGGLYKLCLIYHPDELYRNTSNNENELTNKYENSTNLTLLKGGGSVFNNLIKFPENYNKQESTQEISNNENENNEYVRDKLLNVQGGSPSHYRESEKMNHTHKDVISFLHNFQNSKSSNSNRKSNISSNDKAKSISEVVKEKLNKLKEKTKRYKNRKYDSISNDVNELMDSFSFGLSADECDNETSEKWKSNILFNCEEKYDINKEEKKKGKLSKRALKKMLKGQKGEAVSNTIEQVTRKKEEISLDDILKKINQKKMKTDTSAMFDLKTPGFDLLPDEEDELKKQRFIKKQVWDKKKKKFVLREIDTFQGNAITSMDKNNGKKINVSTVNNNNSVKSSTAVGIYQKWVKRTKNRINNIGELEEDNKIRDRFKSRQTKNNEKNDKERNIEMLELTHPEITESLSKNIKLTKKQQRLYKKYITGKYDTSTSNILNAPQLKEKKKKSVLQNKIRTDRNFRVKYVRARKKKHERKLKEKYNLKSARSRSLAIIKKKKISK